TTTACCGTGATGGAGCGCAAGGTTTCCAGGGTGGCCGACCGCCCGTAAGGGGTTCCATTATAGATAAGCTTTCTCAACTCCCGGTCGCCGATATGCGTGGGCTCGTCATTCTCCCGGCGGACAGCGTCCATCGCCCGGGCCCGTTCCAGCTCGAACCTGTCCGGGTCGAACCTGGGGTTTTTAATCACGTCGGCGAATATGGATAGTCCCGCGTCCGCATCCTTTTTAAGAACCGAAAGGAAAGCCCTGGCCGATTCTTCACTTATGGAAACTTCCACATGGGCGCCCATCTGCTCCAACGTATCGTTCAGCGCGTCCGGCCCCAACGCCCCGGCCCCGCCGGAACGGATGGCAATCCCGGTGATGGCTGATAGCCCGGTCTTATTCGCGGGCTCCCACAAACCGCCGGCCTTTATCATGGCGGTCACCTGCACGATGGGTAGTTCATCGTTTCTCATCAGGTGGACTTTTACGCCGTTGGAAAGTTTCACCACCCTGGACTTGGGCAGGTCTGTCTGGATTGGTTTGTATTTTAGCGCCAGGATGTCCGCCGCCTTGGGTTTCATGGGCGGTTCCGGTTTTATGCGGCCAACCGTGGGGTAATAACAGCCGCCCAGAGAGAACGCCAGCGCCAGGGCAGTGGCGGCCTTTACCGTAGAAGTCATTTATCCCTCACTATGGAGCCCACGGTAAGGTTGTCCCGCGTGAAATATTTCCCGGCCACCCGCTGGATGTCTTCAGGGGTGACGGCTTTAATCTTTTCCATCTCTTTTATTATGTCCCGCCAATCGCCGGTTACCACCTGGTAATGGGTGAGAAGCCGCGCCATGCCATAGTGGGATTGAAGCTGGCGCACGTAATCGGCCTCCATGTTGTTCACCACTTTCTCCAGCTCTTTTTTGGAGACGGGCGCCGTTTTAAGCCGTTCCAGCTCTTCCCATACGGCCTTTTCCACATCCCTTGTGGAATGGGGCGGGCGAGGCTCTGCGGAAATGATGAACATGTTTGGATACCGGTCCCCCGGCGCCACAAAACTGCCCACGGAAAGCGCCACTTTTTTCTTCTGCGCCAGGCTCCGGTCCATCCGGCCGGTCCTGCCGAGGGTGAGGATGGAGTCTATAACCGAGAAAACGTAATCGTCCGCATGGGGCGCGTTGGGCTTGTGGAACCCCATCATAAGCGTGGGACTGGCGTCGAATTCCACATCCACCCGGCGCTCGGCCTGCTGGGGCGGCTCCACGGCCACCACCCGCTCCGGCAAAGGGCGTGAAGGGATGAACCCGAAATATTTGGTTATTACCGACTGTACCTCTTCGAACTTCAAATCCCCCACAATGGCGATAACGGCGTTATTGGGGACGTACCAGGCGTTCAAGAACCGTTTCACTTCCGATATGGAGAGAAGGGATATGTCCGGCCCCAAACCTATGACCGGCCTGCCATATGGATGTGTGGTATAAGCCGTGGCCATGAACCGCTCGAAAAGTTTCCCATCGGGATTGTTTTCGTAGCTACGTCTAAGCTCCTCCAGCACCACGTCCCGCTCGGCGTAATATTCCCGCAGAACGGCGTTTTCCAGCCGGTCGGCCTCCAGCCGCGCCCAAAGCTCGAACTTGTTGGAAGGAAGGCGGATTATGTAGGTGGTGGTGTCCCAACTGGTTCCGGCGTTGTGGCCCACGCCCCCTTCGGCGGCGTATATTTTGGAGTAGCTTTCCGGGGCTATGTATTTCTTTTCCTCTTCCAGGGCTTTGTTTAGCTCCGCCCGGAGGTTTTCAATGGTGTTTTGGTCTTTCCCTTCGCGGACAGCTATGTCCAGCTGTTCGCCTATGCTATCCACCTTCTCTAATAAGGGCTCTTCTTTCCCCCAGTCTGTTGTGCCGATGCGGGTGGTCCCCTTGAAAAGCATATGCTCCAGCATGTGCGCCGCGCCGGTATGACCGGCCAGCTCTTCCACCGAACCAACCTTGAACGCCATATGGGCGGCGAATATGGGAGCCCCTTTCCGCTCCAGGAAAAGCACCTTTAAACCGTTGTCCAGGGTGAATTCTTTTACACGGCTTTCAAGGTCGAACGCTAAGGCCGAAAGAGGGTTAAAGAGCAGGAAAACAACCAGTAACGCCGTAATAACGCGGGACGCGCAAAAGAACGGGATGCGGGATGGGCCCGCCGACGGAGGGATACTGTCTTCCCCCGATGATTTGTCCATCAGGTAAAAAATGACTCTTTCCAAACTATTTAACACCGAGGTCAATGATAGATTAGGGGTTGGAATATGTCAACGCCACGGGGTTTTGGGTAGCGTCTCAGTTTGAAAGCACAGGGGAGCTTCTTCACTTACGCTCAGAATGACAATATAACAGCCGTTGATAACATTGTCATCCTGAGCGAAGCGCAAGCGAAGTGAAGGATCTGTCTATTATTTGAGATTCAAACTAAGACGCCACGGGGTTTCTCCAACGCTCCTCACGGCTTTTTGCTAACATTGTCCGGTTATGAAAACAACATCTTTGAAAGAGGGGCAGAGCGTCCTTATCATCAAGCCCTCCTCCATGGGGGATATCCTCCACGCGCTCCCGGTGGCCGCCGAGTTGAAAAAGGCTGTGCCCGGAGTGGTTGTGGACTGGGTGGCGGCGGACAGTTTCGCCGGGCTTGTGCGGATGTCGCCATACGTGGATGGAATAATCCCATTCAGACGGCGAGCTTTGGGGCTGAACGGTTTTAGTTTCACCCCGGTCAGCGAAATTATCGAGCTGGCCCGGAACCTGAGGGCAAAAAAATACGCGGCGGTTCTGGACCTGCACGGGCTTTTGAGGTCGGGCTTGATGGCTAAATTGGCCAAAGCCCCGGTCAAGATAGGTTTTTCATCGGCACGGGAAGGGGCTGGATGGTTCTATAACCATGTGATTGCCGATGCGCCGCAAAATCATGCAGTAGAGCGCAACCTGGCGTCGCTTTCCGCTTTCGGGATAAACCCGCCCGCCGGGATAAGTTATAACCTCGCCCTCCCGGAGAGCGACAAAGAATGGGCCAACGATAATATAAAAACGCGCCCATATGTGGTTATAAACCCCAACGCCCGGTGGATTACGAAACGCTGGCCTCTGGAAAATTACGCGGCGCTGGCCACAAGCCTGGAGAAGAAACACGGGCTAATGTCCGTAATAACCGGCGGGCCGGAAGACATCCAGCGGGGCAGGGCGTTGGCGGGGCTCATAGGCCCATCGGCGCTGGATTTGACCGATTCCGGCGGATTCTCCAGATTGGCCGCGATTCTTAAAGGGGCCGAGGCGGTATTTACGAATGACTCTGGCCCCATGCACCTGGCGGCGGCGCTGGGTGTGAAAGTGGTGGCCCTGTTCGGGCCCACAAATCCAAAACTGGTGGGGCCTTACGGGAAGGGGCATATCGTTATCCGGCAAGAAGTGGACTGCTCCCCGTGCAGGAACAGAAACGGTTGCTCCAACAAGATGAAATGCCTCGCGGGCATATCCGCCGAAACGGTGTTGACTGAATGGGAAAAAACTTTGGAAACCGGTGGCACCATCCATGGACGTTGACATACTCCGGGCGTTAAACGGTATCACGAGCCCTTGGTGGGAATGGGCCATGGTGGGGGTGACCACGCCGGAGAACTGGTATCCCGTACTAGTCATTCTTGCCGCCGGGATGGTTTGGAAAGACCGGCGCCGGGCATTGCTGGCCCTGCTGGCGGCGGGCATAGCCGTAGGTGTCGGTGACGCGCTGGCCTATTACATAATAAAAGCTTTAGTCGCCCGGGCGCGGCCTTGCATAGAGCTTGAGGGGATAAACGCCATGGCCGGGTGCGTGAATTCCTTCTCGTTCCCCTCCAACCATGCGGTGAACTCTTTGGCGGTGGCGGGGGCTATCGGGTTTTATTTCCGTCCATTGCTTTGGGCGCTGGTACCGGTTGGCATCCTGGTGTGCGTCTCCCGGGTGGCCGTGGGCGCCCATTACCCTTCCGACGTGCTGGCCGGGGCCATTATTGGTTTTGCCCTGGGCTGGGGGGTATCCTATATTGTGAAGGGTTCAACCGTGAAAAAGAGCGCAAAACGGAAAGCGGTTTTCTTGGACCGGGATGGGTGCGTGAACGTGGAAGATGACCATATAAGGAACATCGAACAGTTCAGGCTTTATCCCGAAACGCTGGAGTCCATAAAAAACCTGAACGAAGCCGGGTTCCTGGTGGTGGTAATCACCAACCAGAGTGGCGTGGCCCGGGGGTTTTTCACCGAGGATCTGGTGAACGACGTGCACAAGCTGTTGGTGAAATGGGTGGACGAGGCCGGGGCCAAAATAGACCTTATCCAGTACTGCCCCCATCACCCGGAAGGGGTGGTGGAACAATACGCCATAGAGTGCGATTGCAGGAAACCCAAGCCGGGCATGATATTGCGCGCCGCCGAGGAGCTTGATATAGACCTGTCGCGGTCATACGTGGTGGGGGACAAGATAAGCGACATAGAGCTGGGCCCGGCTTGCGGCATGAAATCGGCGCTGGCCCTAACGGGATTCGGTCAGCGGGAGCTGGAGAAAATCAGGGCGGGGGAAAGCGCCGAACCGGATTTCGTGGCGGAACATATCGGTGACGCGGTGCGATGGATATTGAAAGACTCCGGGGGAGATAAAAAATGAGCGGTGAAGGTTCCCTTCACGGGTTTGTAAGCGTGCCGGTGTGTTTCACGGCCCGGTGGCGGGTGGCCGAAGAGCCGGACAAGCTGGCCCGGGAAATCATCAACCACCGCACCTCCGACAGGTTTACGGCGCCGCCCCCTTCCTTCACCGAACTGCCAGAAGACATGATGGAAATGGCGGAGTTCAAACGGGCCAACCCCCACCTGTTCCGGATGTGGATGGCGCTGGAAAAGAAGATGGATTACGTTATCAGCCTGTTAAGTAGCTCCGCGAAGAAAGATGAACAGATGGGTGACGCGCTTTGCATGGCGGTTTCGGAGGGGGGCTTGAAGTTTCAGGTTCAACAGCCGCCAAAAATCGGGGACAAGGTTCAAACGCGATTGACGTTTCCCTCGTACCCGATGCTTACCATAGAAGCCCTGGCGCAAGTTACCGGCGTGGAACCTTCTGTTGACCCCGCCGGGGAATTTGTGGTTACCGGCGCGTTTACGGCCATAAACCATATGGACAAAGAAGACATGATCCAATATCTCTTCAAACGCCAGCGGGAGATACTCCAGAAAAAACGGGAATAACTTAACCCTTGTCCACACAATTCCAGTTGTTGAAGCAATCCCTTTCCCGGTACGACACCTAAAATTGCCTTTGCCTAATAAATAGGCTCTTCTCAAAAATGCCCGCCCATTAATTAAGCGGCCAATATTGAATAAAACCCGCTATGCCTGTTCTAATGGGCATGTATCAATATGTTTTTATGGGTGTTAATATAATTGTCGCAATCCATACAAGCTCGGCCCGCCAATTGCACATAACCCTTCCTGACTTTTTTCCGGGAGATAAACGAGACAAATGGACGCCACCACATTAAAAACCAGTTCTGATGTTCTGTTCCTTATGTTGGGCGCCGTGATGGTGTTTGCCATGCATGGCGGATTCGCTTTTCTTGAAGTGGGTACGGTTCGCAAGAAGAACCAGATAAACGCGCTGGTAAAAATTCTTTCAGACTTCGGATTTTCGACCATCGTCTATTTTCTCGTGGGATTTCCGATTGCATACGGAATCCACTTTTACAGCTCGGCCGAATCGCTTGTTGGCGCAAATAACGGGTTCAACCTGATGCGGTTCTTCTTCCTGCTTACCTTCGCCGCCGCGGTACCCGCCATAATTTCCGGCGGCATAGCGGAACGTGCCCGGTTTTGGCCGCAAGTGCTGGCGGGGGCCATATTCGTTGGTTTGGTTTATCCCCTTTTCGAAGGGCTGGTGTGGGGCCAGATACCGTTACTTGGGCAGAAAGATTCCTGGCTGGCCAATTTAGGCGGCCTGCCGTTCCATGATTACGCGGGCTCGGTGGTGGTGCATGCCATGGGCGGCTGGATAGCGTTGATAGCGGTGATAAAACTGGGGCCCCGGCGGGGCCGGTGGGTGGATGGCAGGTCACATCCCATCCCGGTGAGCAACATACCCATGCTGGCGCTGGGTAGCTGGATGCTGTGCGTTGGGTGGTTCGGGTTTAACGTGATGAGCGCCCAGGAGATAACGGCCATTACGGGGCTTGTGGCGGTGAACTCGCTGATGGCCATGGTGGGTGGCATCGTGGCCTCGCTGGTGGTGGCGGAGAGGGATCCCGGTTTTGTACACAACGGAGCTTTGGCTGGCTTGGTGGCGGTATGTTCCGGGTCGGACCAGTTCCACCCTATCGGAGCGTTGTTTGTGGGCGCGGTGGCTGGCGTTATCTTCATTAAAGCGTTCACTTGGGAACAGGAGAAGTTGAAGATAGACGACGTGCTGGGCGTGTGGCCCCTGCACGGGCTATGCGGCCTTTGGGGTGGCGTGGCCTGCGGCGTGTTCGGGCAGAAGATCTTCGGCGGCGTGGGGGGTGTTTCGTTCGTGTCGCAGTTGATTGGAACCTTCGCGGGCGTGGGCGTGGCCCTGGGCGCAGGATTCATAGTGTATTACGCCATAGACGCCACAATCGGCTTCCGGCTGGACAAGGATGACGAGGCCATGGGGAGCGACCTGGCCATTCACAACATTGGCGCCTACCCGGAAGAGCATGTAAGATAGCCTGCGAATGGCCAGGCCTTCAAACTGCCATTTGACGATTATGTCTTGCCATCCCGGAAGGCGCGAAAGCGCCTATCCGGGATCACGGCTTTTAATGGGCGGGGGCGCAAGGCCATAACAACCCCGCCGCTTTCCAAATTCCTTCCTTTTATGACATACTCGATTAACAAGTTAATCGCAGGCTGTTAAACAATGAGTTCGAAAAAATACGTAATCCTCTTGGGCGACGGCATGCCCGATTGGCCCAGTAACGAGCATGGCGGCAAAACGCCGCTTATGATGGCCGTCACCCCCAACCTCAACAGATTGGCTAAAGAGGGCACGGCGGGTTCGGTGATGACCACGCCCGACGGGTACGAGCCCGGCTCGGACGTTACCAACATGAGCATCCTGGGGTATGACCCTCGCAAATACTACACCGGCAGGGCTCCACTGGAGGCGGCGGCCATGGGGCTTTCCCTCGCCCCGGCGGACGTGGCGTTCCGTTGCAACCTGGTCACCCTCCGGGCGGATAACGACGGGGTGATAATGGACGATTTTTCCGCGGGCCATATCGAGACCGATGACGCCCGGGAGATAATCGAGGACCTGGGCAAGGAACTGGGGGATGATGTCATCTCGTTCCATCCCGGCGTGTCGTACCGGCACCTGATGGTATGGAAGGGGGGCGAAAGCGGCGCCAGGCTCACCCCGCCTCACGACCTGTCGGACAAGCCCATAACCGGCAATCTGCCAAAAGGCCCCGGCTCTGAAAAACTGCTGGACCTGATGAACCATTCGCAGATGTATTTGAAGGGCCACAGGGTTAACGCCCGCAGACGCGCTGAAGGCAAGAAAGAGGCCAACAGCGTGTGGTTCTGGGGGCAGGGGAAAGCCCCCTCCATGCCCACCATGATGGAACGCGAAAAGCTTTCCGGGGCCATGATAAGCGCCGTGGATCTCATGCGCGGCCTTGGTACCTGCGCCGGACTTCGCGTTATAAAGGTGCCGGGCGCAACGGGTTGGATAGACACCAATTACGAGGGCAAGGCCCAGGCCTGTCTGGACACCTTGAAGGATGTGGATTTTGTTTTTGTCCATGTGGAGTCACCGGACGAGGCGGGCCACGCCGGATCATGGGATTACAAGGTGCAGGCCATATCCGATTTCGACAAGAAAATCGTTGGCCCCATAGTGGAAGGGTTGCGCAAGATGGGGGATTTCAGGGTGATGGCCCTGTCGGACCATCCAACTCCCGTGGCGCATAAAACCCATACGCTGGAGCGGGTGGTTTTCGCCATATACCCGGCGCTGGAAGCCGTTCACGCGGACGAGTTCGACGAACGGATAATCCAAAACTCCCCGGTTAGGTTTGATAGCGGGGTGGACCTGTGGGCGTATTTCAGGGAAGGGAAGAAATGACGCTCGATGAGTTGTGGAAGTACGCTTACGTAAAAAGGCCTCTTACGGAAATCTATTCCAGCGTGGATGATGTGCCGTTCGAGTTCAAGATGGAGTGGTTGAAAGACGCGTACGATTACAAACGGACGTACTCGGACGAAGAAATCGCCTCCCGGCCCAACCTTACTCCCGAACAGGTGTTGGACTGGCTGGAAGAGGTTGTTCCGCTTATTTGGGAAGCGAAGATGGCGGAGCTTGGCATCAAGTCCCCCAATTGACGGCCGCGCGCGCCAATGTTCTCCGGAAACACAATCCAGGTTATTTCGTTCTGCTATAATCCCAGCTTCAATTTCACAAGCGCATTCGGAGATTCAAAGAAGTGGAAGAGCTGGCCAGCCAGTATGAGCCCAAGGCGGTAGAGGAAAAGTGGTATAAAGCCTGGATAGACGCCAACGTGTTCGGCGCAAGCGACGTGTCGGACAAACCGCCGTTTTCCATCGTCATCCCGCCACCCAACGTCACCGGGGCGCTCCACATAGGCCACGCGCTCAACAACACCTTGCAGGACATCCTGACCCGCTACAAGCGGATGGACGGGTTCAACGCGCTGTGGATGCCAGGCACCGACCACGCCGGTATCGCCACCCAGAACGTGGTGGAGAAAAAGCTGGCCGCCGAGGGGATAAACCGCCAGGCGCTTGGCCGCGAAAAGTTCATAGAAAAAGTGTGGGAGTGGAAGGAGCAGAGTGGAGGAACCATAATAAACCAGCTAAAACGCCTTGGCGCCTCCTGCGACTGGAGCCGGGAGCGGTTCACCATGGACGAAGGGCTGTCCCGCGCCGTGCGGGAGGTTTTCGTGACCCTGTACGAAGAGGGGCTTATCTACCGGGGCGAATACATGATCAACTGGTGCCCCCGGTGCCACACGGCCCTGTCGGACCTGGAGGTGGAATACCACGAGCGGGACGGGCATCTGTGGCATATCCTTTACCCGCTGGAGGACGGCTCCGGCGGAGTCACCATCGCCACCACCCGGCCCGAGACCCTTCTGGGCGACACCGCCGTGGCTGTGCATCCAGAGGATGAACGGTACAAAGGCCTGGTGGGCAGGCATGTAAAACTGCCGTTGACCGGAAGGACCATACCCGTGATAGCCGACGAGTATGTGGACAGGGAGTTCGGCACCGGCGCGCTCA
This DNA window, taken from Nitrospinota bacterium, encodes the following:
- a CDS encoding insulinase family protein, which encodes MERVIFYLMDKSSGEDSIPPSAGPSRIPFFCASRVITALLVVFLLFNPLSALAFDLESRVKEFTLDNGLKVLFLERKGAPIFAAHMAFKVGSVEELAGHTGAAHMLEHMLFKGTTRIGTTDWGKEEPLLEKVDSIGEQLDIAVREGKDQNTIENLRAELNKALEEEKKYIAPESYSKIYAAEGGVGHNAGTSWDTTTYIIRLPSNKFELWARLEADRLENAVLREYYAERDVVLEELRRSYENNPDGKLFERFMATAYTTHPYGRPVIGLGPDISLLSISEVKRFLNAWYVPNNAVIAIVGDLKFEEVQSVITKYFGFIPSRPLPERVVAVEPPQQAERRVDVEFDASPTLMMGFHKPNAPHADDYVFSVIDSILTLGRTGRMDRSLAQKKKVALSVGSFVAPGDRYPNMFIISAEPRPPHSTRDVEKAVWEELERLKTAPVSKKELEKVVNNMEADYVRQLQSHYGMARLLTHYQVVTGDWRDIIKEMEKIKAVTPEDIQRVAGKYFTRDNLTVGSIVRDK
- a CDS encoding ammonium transporter → MDATTLKTSSDVLFLMLGAVMVFAMHGGFAFLEVGTVRKKNQINALVKILSDFGFSTIVYFLVGFPIAYGIHFYSSAESLVGANNGFNLMRFFFLLTFAAAVPAIISGGIAERARFWPQVLAGAIFVGLVYPLFEGLVWGQIPLLGQKDSWLANLGGLPFHDYAGSVVVHAMGGWIALIAVIKLGPRRGRWVDGRSHPIPVSNIPMLALGSWMLCVGWFGFNVMSAQEITAITGLVAVNSLMAMVGGIVASLVVAERDPGFVHNGALAGLVAVCSGSDQFHPIGALFVGAVAGVIFIKAFTWEQEKLKIDDVLGVWPLHGLCGLWGGVACGVFGQKIFGGVGGVSFVSQLIGTFAGVGVALGAGFIVYYAIDATIGFRLDKDDEAMGSDLAIHNIGAYPEEHVR
- a CDS encoding PilZ domain-containing protein, whose protein sequence is MSGEGSLHGFVSVPVCFTARWRVAEEPDKLAREIINHRTSDRFTAPPPSFTELPEDMMEMAEFKRANPHLFRMWMALEKKMDYVISLLSSSAKKDEQMGDALCMAVSEGGLKFQVQQPPKIGDKVQTRLTFPSYPMLTIEALAQVTGVEPSVDPAGEFVVTGAFTAINHMDKEDMIQYLFKRQREILQKKRE
- a CDS encoding cofactor-independent phosphoglycerate mutase, which produces MSSKKYVILLGDGMPDWPSNEHGGKTPLMMAVTPNLNRLAKEGTAGSVMTTPDGYEPGSDVTNMSILGYDPRKYYTGRAPLEAAAMGLSLAPADVAFRCNLVTLRADNDGVIMDDFSAGHIETDDAREIIEDLGKELGDDVISFHPGVSYRHLMVWKGGESGARLTPPHDLSDKPITGNLPKGPGSEKLLDLMNHSQMYLKGHRVNARRRAEGKKEANSVWFWGQGKAPSMPTMMEREKLSGAMISAVDLMRGLGTCAGLRVIKVPGATGWIDTNYEGKAQACLDTLKDVDFVFVHVESPDEAGHAGSWDYKVQAISDFDKKIVGPIVEGLRKMGDFRVMALSDHPTPVAHKTHTLERVVFAIYPALEAVHADEFDERIIQNSPVRFDSGVDLWAYFREGKK
- the waaC gene encoding lipopolysaccharide heptosyltransferase I; translation: MKTTSLKEGQSVLIIKPSSMGDILHALPVAAELKKAVPGVVVDWVAADSFAGLVRMSPYVDGIIPFRRRALGLNGFSFTPVSEIIELARNLRAKKYAAVLDLHGLLRSGLMAKLAKAPVKIGFSSAREGAGWFYNHVIADAPQNHAVERNLASLSAFGINPPAGISYNLALPESDKEWANDNIKTRPYVVINPNARWITKRWPLENYAALATSLEKKHGLMSVITGGPEDIQRGRALAGLIGPSALDLTDSGGFSRLAAILKGAEAVFTNDSGPMHLAAALGVKVVALFGPTNPKLVGPYGKGHIVIRQEVDCSPCRNRNGCSNKMKCLAGISAETVLTEWEKTLETGGTIHGR
- a CDS encoding HAD-IIIA family hydrolase, whose translation is MDVDILRALNGITSPWWEWAMVGVTTPENWYPVLVILAAGMVWKDRRRALLALLAAGIAVGVGDALAYYIIKALVARARPCIELEGINAMAGCVNSFSFPSNHAVNSLAVAGAIGFYFRPLLWALVPVGILVCVSRVAVGAHYPSDVLAGAIIGFALGWGVSYIVKGSTVKKSAKRKAVFLDRDGCVNVEDDHIRNIEQFRLYPETLESIKNLNEAGFLVVVITNQSGVARGFFTEDLVNDVHKLLVKWVDEAGAKIDLIQYCPHHPEGVVEQYAIECDCRKPKPGMILRAAEELDIDLSRSYVVGDKISDIELGPACGMKSALALTGFGQRELEKIRAGESAEPDFVAEHIGDAVRWILKDSGGDKK